The following are encoded together in the Balaenoptera acutorostrata chromosome 9, mBalAcu1.1, whole genome shotgun sequence genome:
- the LOC103012890 gene encoding uncharacterized protein C11orf97 homolog, with amino-acid sequence MRGEEAVTAVARPEAGRDGEQSRPPAGLGCGARGETGGRGPQESRKQWKKFLYCEPHKRIKEVLEEELYIKRDECHIKHPPAVALEGIWSIKRNLPVGGLKPGLPSRNSLLPQAKYYSRHGGLQIHEVYMGLIPPPGSRRGSTSPDHCDRFEDERPAQVGPMKRSLI; translated from the exons ATGAGGGGGGAGGAGGCGGTGACCGCGGTGGCGAGGCCCGAGGCGGGCCGCGACGGCGAGCAGTCTCGGCCGCCCGCAGGCCTGGGGTGCGGGGCGCGCGGGGAGACCGGAGGCCGCGGCCCCCAAGAGTCCCGGAAGCAGT GGAAGAAATTTTTATATTGTGAGCCACATAAGAGAATTAAGGAAGTACTGGAAGAAGAACTTTATATTAAGAGAGATGAATGCCACATTAAACATCCACCTGCAG TGGCCCTGGAAGGGATTTGGAGCATTAAAAGGAATCTCCCTGTGGGAGGCTTGAAGCCAGGACTGCCGAGCAGAAACAGTTTACTGCCACAAGCCAAGTACTATTCGAGGCACGGAGGGCTACAAA TCCACGAGGTTTATATGGGACTGATTCCACCCCCTGGATCCAGAAGAGGGTCCACATCCCCTGACCACTGTGATCGCTTCGAGGATGAGCGCCCTGCCCAGGTTGGGCCGATGAAACGCAGCCTAATTTGA